In Manis pentadactyla isolate mManPen7 chromosome 3, mManPen7.hap1, whole genome shotgun sequence, a single window of DNA contains:
- the FBXO10 gene encoding F-box only protein 10 isoform X5: MEAGGLPLELWRMILAYLQLPDLGRCSLVCRAWYELVLSLDSTRWRQLCLGCAECRHPNWPNQPNVEPESWREAFKQHYLASKTWIKNALDLESSVCFSLFRRRRERRTLSVGPGHEFDSLGSALAMASLYDRIVLFPGVYEEQGEIILKVPVEIVGHGKLGEVALLASIDQHCQTTRLCNLVFMPAWFSPFMFKTTSGHVQFDNCNFENGHIQVHGPGTCQVKFCTFKNTHVFLHNVPLCVLENCEFVGSENNSVTVEGHPSADKNWAYKYLLGLIKSSPSVLPTEDSDCFMSLDLESRDQAWSPRTCDIVIEGSQSPTSPASSSPKPGSKAGSQEAEAGSDGEGVAQTPDSSDGGLSPSGEEEDEDQLTYRLSYQVQGPRPVLGGSFLGPPLPGASIQLPSCLVLNSLHQELQKDKEAMALASSVQGCLIRKCLFRDGKGGVFVCSYGRAKMEGNIFQNLTYAVRCIHNSKIVMLRNDIHRCRASGIFLRLEGGGLIAGNNIYHNAEAGVDIRKKSNPLILCNQIHHGLRSGIVVLGNGKGIIRNNQIFSNKEAGIYILYHGNPIVSGNHIFKGRAAGIAVNENGKGFITENVIRENQWGGVDIRRGGVPVLRSNLICFGYSDGVVVGDEGKGLIEGNTIYANKGCGVWMMSSSLPHVTSNHVSYNGLYGVAVFSQKDGSAEFPGGHGAQENFSEDGDAILWETELEKDDDQLRRPITIALVESNSINHNGASGLYVQSSEALHVITNVIHANGDRGVTVAQSGQLTRVVNNSISCNRQSGVRVEAQCRVELRGNGIYDNRGCGVVTKGDSTIFIENDIIGNRGSGLQLLPRSDTKVIKNRIHSFRAYGIAVQGRAKALVQENIIFQGKASKTVFQQVPNNRECIMQNNKFLVFKKKSDTWRLVNPPARPHLENSLRGPSAAHGGQKVTAMATRITARVEGGYHSNRSIFCTIL; the protein is encoded by the exons ATGGAGGCTGGCGGCCTCCCGCTGGAGCTGTGGCGCATGATCTTAGCCTACCTGCAACTTCCCGACCTAGGCCGCTGCAGCCTAGTATGCAGGGCCTGGTACGAGCTGGTCCTCAGTCTCGACAGCACCCGCTGgcggcagctgtgtctgggatgCGCAGAGTGCCGCCACCCTAACTGGCCCAACCAGCCTAATGTGGAGCCCGAGTCTTGGAGGGAGGCCTTCAAACAGCATTACCTTGCCTCCAAGACATGGATCAAGAATGCCCTGGACTTGGAGTcctctgtctgcttttctctgttTCGCCGGAGGAGAGAGCGCCGTACCCTGAGTGTCGGGCCAGGCCATGAGTTTGACAGCCTGGGCAGTGCCTTGGCCATGGCCAGCCTGTATGACCGAATTGTGCTGTTCCCAGGTGTGTATGAAGAGCAAGGGGAAATCATCCTGAAGGTGCCCGTGGAGATCGTAGGCCACGGAAAGTTGGGCGAGGTGGCCCTGCTAGCCAGCATTGATCAGCACTGCCAAACCACACGTCTCTGCAACCTTGTCTTCATGCCGGCTTGGTTCTCCCCCTTCATGTTTAAG ACAACATCAGGTCATGTCCAGTTTGACAACTGCAACTTTGAGAATGGGCACATCCAGGTCCACGGCCCAGGCACCTGCCAAGTGAAGTTTTGCACCTTCAAAAATACCCATGTCTTCCTGCACAATGTGCCCCTGTGTGTCCTGGAAAACTGTGAATTTGTGGGCAGTGAAAACAACTCTGTGACTGTTGAGGGCCACCCTTCTGCAGATAAGAACTGGGCCTACAAGTATTTACTAGGACTTATCAAGTCCTCGCCCAGTGTGCTCCCCACAGAGGACTCAGACTGTTTCATGTCCCTGGACCTGGAGAGCAGAGACCAGGCCTGGAGCCCAAGGACCTGTGACATTGTCATTGAGGGCAGCCAGAGCCCTACTAGCCCAGCCTCTAGCTCCCCAAAGCCAGGCTCCAAGGCTGGCTCACAGGAGGCAGAGGCGGGCAGTGACGGGGAAGGGGTGGCCCAGACCCCAGACAGCAGTGATGGAGGCCTGAGTCCCAGCGGTGAGGAGGAGGATGAGGACCAGCTCACATACAGGCTGTCCTACCAAGTGCAGGGCCCACGCCCTGTATTGGGGGGCTCCTTTCTGGGCCCCCCACTGCCAGGAGCATCCATTCAGCTACCCAGCTGCCTCGTGCTGAACTCCCTGCATCAGGAGCTGCAGAAGGACAAGGAGGCCATGGCACTAGCCAGCTCTGTGCAGGGCTGCCTCATCCGCAAGTGCCTCTTCCGGGATGGGAAGGGAGGTGTCTTCGTTTGCTCCTATGGCCGAGCCAAGATGGAAGGAAACATCTTCCAGAACCTGACTTATGCAGTGCGGTGTATACATAATAGCAAG ATCGTCATGCTCAGGAACGATATTCACCGCTGCAGAGCATCAGGCATCTTTCTTCGCTTGGAGGGCGGAGGCTTGATTGCAGGCAACAACATTTACCACAATGCTGAGGCCGGCGTCGACATCCGGAAAAAGTCCAACCCGCTCATACTG TGCAACCAGATCCACCATGGCCTTCGTTCTGGCATTGTCGTCCTTGGAAATGGGAAAGGCATCATTCGGAACAATCAAATCTTTTCGAATAAGGAGGCTGGCATTTATATCCTATACCATGGAAATCCCATCGTGAG TGGGAACCACATTTTCAAGGGCCGTGCAGCTGGCATAGCAGTGAATGAGAATGGCAAAGGCTTCATCACAG AAAATGTCATCCGTGAGAATCAGTGGGGAGGTGTGGACATCCGCCGCGGAGGGGTCCCCGTCCTCAGGAGCAACCTCATCTGCTTCGGCTATTCAGATGGTGTGGTCGTGGGAGATGAAGGCAAAGGACTGATAGAGGGAAACACCATCTATG CTAATAAGGGCTGTGGTGTGTGGATGATGTCATCCAGCCTGCCCCACGTCACCAGCAACCACGTCAGCTACAATGGCCTATACGGAGTGGCAGTGTTTAGCCAGAAGGATGGCTCTGCTGAGTTCCCTGGAGGCCACGGGGCCCAGGAGAACTTCAGTGAGGACGGGGACGCCATTCTCTGGGAGacagagctggagaaggatgacgACCAGCTGCGCCGGCCCATCACCATAGCTCTTGTTGAGTCTAACAGTATTAATCACAACGGAG CCTCGGGACTCTATGTCCAGAGCAGCGAGGCGCTGCATGTCATCACCAACGTGATCCATGCTAACGGGGACAGAGGCGTCACCGTGGCCCAGAGCGGCCAGCTCACCCGCGTGGTCAACAACAGCATTTCCTGCAACCGCCAGAGTGGGGTCAGGGTCGAGGCCCAGTGCAGGGTGGAGCTCCGGGGCAATGGCATCTACGACAACAGAGGCTGTGGAGTTGTCACCAAGGGCGACAGCACCATTTTCATCGAAAACGACATCATCGGCAACCGGGGTAGTGGACTGCAGCTGCTGCCAAGGTCCGACACGAAG GTAATAAAGAACCGGATCCATTCATTCCGGGCCTATGGCATTGCAGTGCAGGGCCGTGCCAAGGCCCTGGTACAGGAGAACATCATCTTCCAGGGCAAGGCCAGCAAGACAGTCTTTCAGCAGGTCCCCAACAACCGAGAATGCATCATGCAAAACAACAAGTTCTTGGTCTTCAAGAAAAA ATCTGATACATGGCGCCTGGTGAACCCACCAGCACGGCCTCACCTTGAGAACTCTCTCCGAGGCCCATCTGCAGCCCATGGTGGGCAGAAGGTGACAGCCATGGCGACTAGGATCACAGCCCGTGTGGAAGGTGGTTACCACAGCAACCGCAGCATCTTCTGCACCATCCTCTAA
- the FBXO10 gene encoding F-box only protein 10 isoform X6 codes for MPAWFSPFMFKTTSGHVQFDNCNFENGHIQVHGPGTCQVKFCTFKNTHVFLHNVPLCVLENCEFVGSENNSVTVEGHPSADKNWAYKYLLGLIKSSPSVLPTEDSDCFMSLDLESRDQAWSPRTCDIVIEGSQSPTSPASSSPKPGSKAGSQEAEAGSDGEGVAQTPDSSDGGLSPSGEEEDEDQLTYRLSYQVQGPRPVLGGSFLGPPLPGASIQLPSCLVLNSLHQELQKDKEAMALASSVQGCLIRKCLFRDGKGGVFVCSYGRAKMEGNIFQNLTYAVRCIHNSKIVMLRNDIHRCRASGIFLRLEGGGLIAGNNIYHNAEAGVDIRKKSNPLILCNQIHHGLRSGIVVLGNGKGIIRNNQIFSNKEAGIYILYHGNPIVSGNHIFKGRAAGIAVNENGKGFITENVIRENQWGGVDIRRGGVPVLRSNLICFGYSDGVVVGDEGKGLIEGNTIYANKGCGVWMMSSSLPHVTSNHVSYNGLYGVAVFSQKDGSAEFPGGHGAQENFSEDGDAILWETELEKDDDQLRRPITIALVESNSINHNGASGLYVQSSEALHVITNVIHANGDRGVTVAQSGQLTRVVNNSISCNRQSGVRVEAQCRVELRGNGIYDNRGCGVVTKGDSTIFIENDIIGNRGSGLQLLPRSDTKVIKNRIHSFRAYGIAVQGRAKALVQENIIFQGKASKTVFQQVPNNRECIMQNNKFLVFKKKSDTWRLVNPPARPHLENSLRGPSAAHGGQKVTAMATRITARVEGGYHSNRSIFCTIL; via the exons ATGCCGGCTTGGTTCTCCCCCTTCATGTTTAAG ACAACATCAGGTCATGTCCAGTTTGACAACTGCAACTTTGAGAATGGGCACATCCAGGTCCACGGCCCAGGCACCTGCCAAGTGAAGTTTTGCACCTTCAAAAATACCCATGTCTTCCTGCACAATGTGCCCCTGTGTGTCCTGGAAAACTGTGAATTTGTGGGCAGTGAAAACAACTCTGTGACTGTTGAGGGCCACCCTTCTGCAGATAAGAACTGGGCCTACAAGTATTTACTAGGACTTATCAAGTCCTCGCCCAGTGTGCTCCCCACAGAGGACTCAGACTGTTTCATGTCCCTGGACCTGGAGAGCAGAGACCAGGCCTGGAGCCCAAGGACCTGTGACATTGTCATTGAGGGCAGCCAGAGCCCTACTAGCCCAGCCTCTAGCTCCCCAAAGCCAGGCTCCAAGGCTGGCTCACAGGAGGCAGAGGCGGGCAGTGACGGGGAAGGGGTGGCCCAGACCCCAGACAGCAGTGATGGAGGCCTGAGTCCCAGCGGTGAGGAGGAGGATGAGGACCAGCTCACATACAGGCTGTCCTACCAAGTGCAGGGCCCACGCCCTGTATTGGGGGGCTCCTTTCTGGGCCCCCCACTGCCAGGAGCATCCATTCAGCTACCCAGCTGCCTCGTGCTGAACTCCCTGCATCAGGAGCTGCAGAAGGACAAGGAGGCCATGGCACTAGCCAGCTCTGTGCAGGGCTGCCTCATCCGCAAGTGCCTCTTCCGGGATGGGAAGGGAGGTGTCTTCGTTTGCTCCTATGGCCGAGCCAAGATGGAAGGAAACATCTTCCAGAACCTGACTTATGCAGTGCGGTGTATACATAATAGCAAG ATCGTCATGCTCAGGAACGATATTCACCGCTGCAGAGCATCAGGCATCTTTCTTCGCTTGGAGGGCGGAGGCTTGATTGCAGGCAACAACATTTACCACAATGCTGAGGCCGGCGTCGACATCCGGAAAAAGTCCAACCCGCTCATACTG TGCAACCAGATCCACCATGGCCTTCGTTCTGGCATTGTCGTCCTTGGAAATGGGAAAGGCATCATTCGGAACAATCAAATCTTTTCGAATAAGGAGGCTGGCATTTATATCCTATACCATGGAAATCCCATCGTGAG TGGGAACCACATTTTCAAGGGCCGTGCAGCTGGCATAGCAGTGAATGAGAATGGCAAAGGCTTCATCACAG AAAATGTCATCCGTGAGAATCAGTGGGGAGGTGTGGACATCCGCCGCGGAGGGGTCCCCGTCCTCAGGAGCAACCTCATCTGCTTCGGCTATTCAGATGGTGTGGTCGTGGGAGATGAAGGCAAAGGACTGATAGAGGGAAACACCATCTATG CTAATAAGGGCTGTGGTGTGTGGATGATGTCATCCAGCCTGCCCCACGTCACCAGCAACCACGTCAGCTACAATGGCCTATACGGAGTGGCAGTGTTTAGCCAGAAGGATGGCTCTGCTGAGTTCCCTGGAGGCCACGGGGCCCAGGAGAACTTCAGTGAGGACGGGGACGCCATTCTCTGGGAGacagagctggagaaggatgacgACCAGCTGCGCCGGCCCATCACCATAGCTCTTGTTGAGTCTAACAGTATTAATCACAACGGAG CCTCGGGACTCTATGTCCAGAGCAGCGAGGCGCTGCATGTCATCACCAACGTGATCCATGCTAACGGGGACAGAGGCGTCACCGTGGCCCAGAGCGGCCAGCTCACCCGCGTGGTCAACAACAGCATTTCCTGCAACCGCCAGAGTGGGGTCAGGGTCGAGGCCCAGTGCAGGGTGGAGCTCCGGGGCAATGGCATCTACGACAACAGAGGCTGTGGAGTTGTCACCAAGGGCGACAGCACCATTTTCATCGAAAACGACATCATCGGCAACCGGGGTAGTGGACTGCAGCTGCTGCCAAGGTCCGACACGAAG GTAATAAAGAACCGGATCCATTCATTCCGGGCCTATGGCATTGCAGTGCAGGGCCGTGCCAAGGCCCTGGTACAGGAGAACATCATCTTCCAGGGCAAGGCCAGCAAGACAGTCTTTCAGCAGGTCCCCAACAACCGAGAATGCATCATGCAAAACAACAAGTTCTTGGTCTTCAAGAAAAA ATCTGATACATGGCGCCTGGTGAACCCACCAGCACGGCCTCACCTTGAGAACTCTCTCCGAGGCCCATCTGCAGCCCATGGTGGGCAGAAGGTGACAGCCATGGCGACTAGGATCACAGCCCGTGTGGAAGGTGGTTACCACAGCAACCGCAGCATCTTCTGCACCATCCTCTAA
- the FBXO10 gene encoding F-box only protein 10 isoform X1, which translates to MCGHCCSAPLLDQVPASLSPCLDSKVTMEAGGLPLELWRMILAYLQLPDLGRCSLVCRAWYELVLSLDSTRWRQLCLGCAECRHPNWPNQPNVEPESWREAFKQHYLASKTWIKNALDLESSVCFSLFRRRRERRTLSVGPGHEFDSLGSALAMASLYDRIVLFPGVYEEQGEIILKVPVEIVGHGKLGEVALLASIDQHCQTTRLCNLVFMPAWFSPFMFKTTSGHVQFDNCNFENGHIQVHGPGTCQVKFCTFKNTHVFLHNVPLCVLENCEFVGSENNSVTVEGHPSADKNWAYKYLLGLIKSSPSVLPTEDSDCFMSLDLESRDQAWSPRTCDIVIEGSQSPTSPASSSPKPGSKAGSQEAEAGSDGEGVAQTPDSSDGGLSPSGEEEDEDQLTYRLSYQVQGPRPVLGGSFLGPPLPGASIQLPSCLVLNSLHQELQKDKEAMALASSVQGCLIRKCLFRDGKGGVFVCSYGRAKMEGNIFQNLTYAVRCIHNSKIVMLRNDIHRCRASGIFLRLEGGGLIAGNNIYHNAEAGVDIRKKSNPLILCNQIHHGLRSGIVVLGNGKGIIRNNQIFSNKEAGIYILYHGNPIVSGNHIFKGRAAGIAVNENGKGFITENVIRENQWGGVDIRRGGVPVLRSNLICFGYSDGVVVGDEGKGLIEGNTIYANKGCGVWMMSSSLPHVTSNHVSYNGLYGVAVFSQKDGSAEFPGGHGAQENFSEDGDAILWETELEKDDDQLRRPITIALVESNSINHNGASGLYVQSSEALHVITNVIHANGDRGVTVAQSGQLTRVVNNSISCNRQSGVRVEAQCRVELRGNGIYDNRGCGVVTKGDSTIFIENDIIGNRGSGLQLLPRSDTKVIKNRIHSFRAYGIAVQGRAKALVQENIIFQGKASKTVFQQVPNNRECIMQNNKFLVFKKKSDTWRLVNPPARPHLENSLRGPSAAHGGQKVTAMATRITARVEGGYHSNRSIFCTIL; encoded by the exons GTGACCATGGAGGCTGGCGGCCTCCCGCTGGAGCTGTGGCGCATGATCTTAGCCTACCTGCAACTTCCCGACCTAGGCCGCTGCAGCCTAGTATGCAGGGCCTGGTACGAGCTGGTCCTCAGTCTCGACAGCACCCGCTGgcggcagctgtgtctgggatgCGCAGAGTGCCGCCACCCTAACTGGCCCAACCAGCCTAATGTGGAGCCCGAGTCTTGGAGGGAGGCCTTCAAACAGCATTACCTTGCCTCCAAGACATGGATCAAGAATGCCCTGGACTTGGAGTcctctgtctgcttttctctgttTCGCCGGAGGAGAGAGCGCCGTACCCTGAGTGTCGGGCCAGGCCATGAGTTTGACAGCCTGGGCAGTGCCTTGGCCATGGCCAGCCTGTATGACCGAATTGTGCTGTTCCCAGGTGTGTATGAAGAGCAAGGGGAAATCATCCTGAAGGTGCCCGTGGAGATCGTAGGCCACGGAAAGTTGGGCGAGGTGGCCCTGCTAGCCAGCATTGATCAGCACTGCCAAACCACACGTCTCTGCAACCTTGTCTTCATGCCGGCTTGGTTCTCCCCCTTCATGTTTAAG ACAACATCAGGTCATGTCCAGTTTGACAACTGCAACTTTGAGAATGGGCACATCCAGGTCCACGGCCCAGGCACCTGCCAAGTGAAGTTTTGCACCTTCAAAAATACCCATGTCTTCCTGCACAATGTGCCCCTGTGTGTCCTGGAAAACTGTGAATTTGTGGGCAGTGAAAACAACTCTGTGACTGTTGAGGGCCACCCTTCTGCAGATAAGAACTGGGCCTACAAGTATTTACTAGGACTTATCAAGTCCTCGCCCAGTGTGCTCCCCACAGAGGACTCAGACTGTTTCATGTCCCTGGACCTGGAGAGCAGAGACCAGGCCTGGAGCCCAAGGACCTGTGACATTGTCATTGAGGGCAGCCAGAGCCCTACTAGCCCAGCCTCTAGCTCCCCAAAGCCAGGCTCCAAGGCTGGCTCACAGGAGGCAGAGGCGGGCAGTGACGGGGAAGGGGTGGCCCAGACCCCAGACAGCAGTGATGGAGGCCTGAGTCCCAGCGGTGAGGAGGAGGATGAGGACCAGCTCACATACAGGCTGTCCTACCAAGTGCAGGGCCCACGCCCTGTATTGGGGGGCTCCTTTCTGGGCCCCCCACTGCCAGGAGCATCCATTCAGCTACCCAGCTGCCTCGTGCTGAACTCCCTGCATCAGGAGCTGCAGAAGGACAAGGAGGCCATGGCACTAGCCAGCTCTGTGCAGGGCTGCCTCATCCGCAAGTGCCTCTTCCGGGATGGGAAGGGAGGTGTCTTCGTTTGCTCCTATGGCCGAGCCAAGATGGAAGGAAACATCTTCCAGAACCTGACTTATGCAGTGCGGTGTATACATAATAGCAAG ATCGTCATGCTCAGGAACGATATTCACCGCTGCAGAGCATCAGGCATCTTTCTTCGCTTGGAGGGCGGAGGCTTGATTGCAGGCAACAACATTTACCACAATGCTGAGGCCGGCGTCGACATCCGGAAAAAGTCCAACCCGCTCATACTG TGCAACCAGATCCACCATGGCCTTCGTTCTGGCATTGTCGTCCTTGGAAATGGGAAAGGCATCATTCGGAACAATCAAATCTTTTCGAATAAGGAGGCTGGCATTTATATCCTATACCATGGAAATCCCATCGTGAG TGGGAACCACATTTTCAAGGGCCGTGCAGCTGGCATAGCAGTGAATGAGAATGGCAAAGGCTTCATCACAG AAAATGTCATCCGTGAGAATCAGTGGGGAGGTGTGGACATCCGCCGCGGAGGGGTCCCCGTCCTCAGGAGCAACCTCATCTGCTTCGGCTATTCAGATGGTGTGGTCGTGGGAGATGAAGGCAAAGGACTGATAGAGGGAAACACCATCTATG CTAATAAGGGCTGTGGTGTGTGGATGATGTCATCCAGCCTGCCCCACGTCACCAGCAACCACGTCAGCTACAATGGCCTATACGGAGTGGCAGTGTTTAGCCAGAAGGATGGCTCTGCTGAGTTCCCTGGAGGCCACGGGGCCCAGGAGAACTTCAGTGAGGACGGGGACGCCATTCTCTGGGAGacagagctggagaaggatgacgACCAGCTGCGCCGGCCCATCACCATAGCTCTTGTTGAGTCTAACAGTATTAATCACAACGGAG CCTCGGGACTCTATGTCCAGAGCAGCGAGGCGCTGCATGTCATCACCAACGTGATCCATGCTAACGGGGACAGAGGCGTCACCGTGGCCCAGAGCGGCCAGCTCACCCGCGTGGTCAACAACAGCATTTCCTGCAACCGCCAGAGTGGGGTCAGGGTCGAGGCCCAGTGCAGGGTGGAGCTCCGGGGCAATGGCATCTACGACAACAGAGGCTGTGGAGTTGTCACCAAGGGCGACAGCACCATTTTCATCGAAAACGACATCATCGGCAACCGGGGTAGTGGACTGCAGCTGCTGCCAAGGTCCGACACGAAG GTAATAAAGAACCGGATCCATTCATTCCGGGCCTATGGCATTGCAGTGCAGGGCCGTGCCAAGGCCCTGGTACAGGAGAACATCATCTTCCAGGGCAAGGCCAGCAAGACAGTCTTTCAGCAGGTCCCCAACAACCGAGAATGCATCATGCAAAACAACAAGTTCTTGGTCTTCAAGAAAAA ATCTGATACATGGCGCCTGGTGAACCCACCAGCACGGCCTCACCTTGAGAACTCTCTCCGAGGCCCATCTGCAGCCCATGGTGGGCAGAAGGTGACAGCCATGGCGACTAGGATCACAGCCCGTGTGGAAGGTGGTTACCACAGCAACCGCAGCATCTTCTGCACCATCCTCTAA
- the FBXO10 gene encoding F-box only protein 10 isoform X3, which yields MVTMEAGGLPLELWRMILAYLQLPDLGRCSLVCRAWYELVLSLDSTRWRQLCLGCAECRHPNWPNQPNVEPESWREAFKQHYLASKTWIKNALDLESSVCFSLFRRRRERRTLSVGPGHEFDSLGSALAMASLYDRIVLFPGVYEEQGEIILKVPVEIVGHGKLGEVALLASIDQHCQTTRLCNLVFMPAWFSPFMFKTTSGHVQFDNCNFENGHIQVHGPGTCQVKFCTFKNTHVFLHNVPLCVLENCEFVGSENNSVTVEGHPSADKNWAYKYLLGLIKSSPSVLPTEDSDCFMSLDLESRDQAWSPRTCDIVIEGSQSPTSPASSSPKPGSKAGSQEAEAGSDGEGVAQTPDSSDGGLSPSGEEEDEDQLTYRLSYQVQGPRPVLGGSFLGPPLPGASIQLPSCLVLNSLHQELQKDKEAMALASSVQGCLIRKCLFRDGKGGVFVCSYGRAKMEGNIFQNLTYAVRCIHNSKIVMLRNDIHRCRASGIFLRLEGGGLIAGNNIYHNAEAGVDIRKKSNPLILCNQIHHGLRSGIVVLGNGKGIIRNNQIFSNKEAGIYILYHGNPIVSGNHIFKGRAAGIAVNENGKGFITENVIRENQWGGVDIRRGGVPVLRSNLICFGYSDGVVVGDEGKGLIEGNTIYANKGCGVWMMSSSLPHVTSNHVSYNGLYGVAVFSQKDGSAEFPGGHGAQENFSEDGDAILWETELEKDDDQLRRPITIALVESNSINHNGASGLYVQSSEALHVITNVIHANGDRGVTVAQSGQLTRVVNNSISCNRQSGVRVEAQCRVELRGNGIYDNRGCGVVTKGDSTIFIENDIIGNRGSGLQLLPRSDTKVIKNRIHSFRAYGIAVQGRAKALVQENIIFQGKASKTVFQQVPNNRECIMQNNKFLVFKKKSDTWRLVNPPARPHLENSLRGPSAAHGGQKVTAMATRITARVEGGYHSNRSIFCTIL from the exons GTGACCATGGAGGCTGGCGGCCTCCCGCTGGAGCTGTGGCGCATGATCTTAGCCTACCTGCAACTTCCCGACCTAGGCCGCTGCAGCCTAGTATGCAGGGCCTGGTACGAGCTGGTCCTCAGTCTCGACAGCACCCGCTGgcggcagctgtgtctgggatgCGCAGAGTGCCGCCACCCTAACTGGCCCAACCAGCCTAATGTGGAGCCCGAGTCTTGGAGGGAGGCCTTCAAACAGCATTACCTTGCCTCCAAGACATGGATCAAGAATGCCCTGGACTTGGAGTcctctgtctgcttttctctgttTCGCCGGAGGAGAGAGCGCCGTACCCTGAGTGTCGGGCCAGGCCATGAGTTTGACAGCCTGGGCAGTGCCTTGGCCATGGCCAGCCTGTATGACCGAATTGTGCTGTTCCCAGGTGTGTATGAAGAGCAAGGGGAAATCATCCTGAAGGTGCCCGTGGAGATCGTAGGCCACGGAAAGTTGGGCGAGGTGGCCCTGCTAGCCAGCATTGATCAGCACTGCCAAACCACACGTCTCTGCAACCTTGTCTTCATGCCGGCTTGGTTCTCCCCCTTCATGTTTAAG ACAACATCAGGTCATGTCCAGTTTGACAACTGCAACTTTGAGAATGGGCACATCCAGGTCCACGGCCCAGGCACCTGCCAAGTGAAGTTTTGCACCTTCAAAAATACCCATGTCTTCCTGCACAATGTGCCCCTGTGTGTCCTGGAAAACTGTGAATTTGTGGGCAGTGAAAACAACTCTGTGACTGTTGAGGGCCACCCTTCTGCAGATAAGAACTGGGCCTACAAGTATTTACTAGGACTTATCAAGTCCTCGCCCAGTGTGCTCCCCACAGAGGACTCAGACTGTTTCATGTCCCTGGACCTGGAGAGCAGAGACCAGGCCTGGAGCCCAAGGACCTGTGACATTGTCATTGAGGGCAGCCAGAGCCCTACTAGCCCAGCCTCTAGCTCCCCAAAGCCAGGCTCCAAGGCTGGCTCACAGGAGGCAGAGGCGGGCAGTGACGGGGAAGGGGTGGCCCAGACCCCAGACAGCAGTGATGGAGGCCTGAGTCCCAGCGGTGAGGAGGAGGATGAGGACCAGCTCACATACAGGCTGTCCTACCAAGTGCAGGGCCCACGCCCTGTATTGGGGGGCTCCTTTCTGGGCCCCCCACTGCCAGGAGCATCCATTCAGCTACCCAGCTGCCTCGTGCTGAACTCCCTGCATCAGGAGCTGCAGAAGGACAAGGAGGCCATGGCACTAGCCAGCTCTGTGCAGGGCTGCCTCATCCGCAAGTGCCTCTTCCGGGATGGGAAGGGAGGTGTCTTCGTTTGCTCCTATGGCCGAGCCAAGATGGAAGGAAACATCTTCCAGAACCTGACTTATGCAGTGCGGTGTATACATAATAGCAAG ATCGTCATGCTCAGGAACGATATTCACCGCTGCAGAGCATCAGGCATCTTTCTTCGCTTGGAGGGCGGAGGCTTGATTGCAGGCAACAACATTTACCACAATGCTGAGGCCGGCGTCGACATCCGGAAAAAGTCCAACCCGCTCATACTG TGCAACCAGATCCACCATGGCCTTCGTTCTGGCATTGTCGTCCTTGGAAATGGGAAAGGCATCATTCGGAACAATCAAATCTTTTCGAATAAGGAGGCTGGCATTTATATCCTATACCATGGAAATCCCATCGTGAG TGGGAACCACATTTTCAAGGGCCGTGCAGCTGGCATAGCAGTGAATGAGAATGGCAAAGGCTTCATCACAG AAAATGTCATCCGTGAGAATCAGTGGGGAGGTGTGGACATCCGCCGCGGAGGGGTCCCCGTCCTCAGGAGCAACCTCATCTGCTTCGGCTATTCAGATGGTGTGGTCGTGGGAGATGAAGGCAAAGGACTGATAGAGGGAAACACCATCTATG CTAATAAGGGCTGTGGTGTGTGGATGATGTCATCCAGCCTGCCCCACGTCACCAGCAACCACGTCAGCTACAATGGCCTATACGGAGTGGCAGTGTTTAGCCAGAAGGATGGCTCTGCTGAGTTCCCTGGAGGCCACGGGGCCCAGGAGAACTTCAGTGAGGACGGGGACGCCATTCTCTGGGAGacagagctggagaaggatgacgACCAGCTGCGCCGGCCCATCACCATAGCTCTTGTTGAGTCTAACAGTATTAATCACAACGGAG CCTCGGGACTCTATGTCCAGAGCAGCGAGGCGCTGCATGTCATCACCAACGTGATCCATGCTAACGGGGACAGAGGCGTCACCGTGGCCCAGAGCGGCCAGCTCACCCGCGTGGTCAACAACAGCATTTCCTGCAACCGCCAGAGTGGGGTCAGGGTCGAGGCCCAGTGCAGGGTGGAGCTCCGGGGCAATGGCATCTACGACAACAGAGGCTGTGGAGTTGTCACCAAGGGCGACAGCACCATTTTCATCGAAAACGACATCATCGGCAACCGGGGTAGTGGACTGCAGCTGCTGCCAAGGTCCGACACGAAG GTAATAAAGAACCGGATCCATTCATTCCGGGCCTATGGCATTGCAGTGCAGGGCCGTGCCAAGGCCCTGGTACAGGAGAACATCATCTTCCAGGGCAAGGCCAGCAAGACAGTCTTTCAGCAGGTCCCCAACAACCGAGAATGCATCATGCAAAACAACAAGTTCTTGGTCTTCAAGAAAAA ATCTGATACATGGCGCCTGGTGAACCCACCAGCACGGCCTCACCTTGAGAACTCTCTCCGAGGCCCATCTGCAGCCCATGGTGGGCAGAAGGTGACAGCCATGGCGACTAGGATCACAGCCCGTGTGGAAGGTGGTTACCACAGCAACCGCAGCATCTTCTGCACCATCCTCTAA